The following are encoded in a window of Staphylospora marina genomic DNA:
- a CDS encoding FMN-dependent NADH-azoreductase has protein sequence MGTLLYVTANPKDERESISLQVGRAFLNAYELANPLDDVVELDLYREDIPLLDHDVFSGWNKMVTGVPMTREERRKLVRINELADQFASADKYVFVTPMWNFGLPPMFKAYIDNVCLAGKAYKNTEYGPIGLLVGKRAVHIQARGRTYSHGAARAMDYADSYVRLILGFMGITDVRSVIAEGTLDPENVGRALQQALQEAKKVAVEFARS, from the coding sequence ATGGGCACTCTTTTGTATGTGACGGCCAATCCGAAAGATGAGCGGGAATCCATCAGCCTTCAGGTGGGACGAGCGTTTCTCAATGCATATGAGTTGGCCAATCCTTTGGACGATGTCGTGGAACTGGACTTGTACCGGGAAGATATTCCCCTTCTTGATCATGATGTGTTCAGCGGTTGGAACAAAATGGTGACCGGCGTGCCGATGACGAGAGAAGAACGGAGAAAGCTCGTCCGCATCAATGAGCTGGCGGATCAGTTCGCGTCGGCGGACAAGTACGTGTTCGTGACCCCGATGTGGAATTTCGGATTGCCTCCGATGTTCAAGGCTTACATCGACAACGTTTGTCTGGCCGGAAAAGCGTACAAGAACACGGAGTACGGACCGATCGGCCTGCTTGTCGGAAAGCGTGCGGTCCACATTCAGGCCCGGGGCCGCACGTATTCCCACGGGGCGGCCCGGGCAATGGATTACGCGGACAGCTATGTCCGGTTGATTCTGGGCTTCATGGGGATCACCGACGTGCGCTCCGTGATCGCGGAGGGAACGCTGGATCCCGAAAACGTGGGGCGTGCGCTGCAGCAAGCGCTTCAGGAAGCAAAAAAAGTGGCGGTGGAATTCGCACGGTCGTAA
- a CDS encoding FMN-dependent NADH-azoreductase, with protein sequence MAKLLYITANPKTPDESFSLRLGEAFLKTYREVAPGDEIIRLDLYKTDIPHIDADVFSGWGKLTRGEDLTDDERRKVERINELTEQFIEADKVVFVTPMWNFMFPPILKAYIDTIVMAGKTFKYTEQGPIGLLKDQGKKVVHLQARGGIYSEGPSRELEFGDRYLRAVLAFMGVTDVRTVVAEGMAFTPDRAEEIMERAEAHAQDVAVEMARS encoded by the coding sequence ATGGCCAAACTGCTGTACATCACCGCAAATCCCAAAACACCGGACGAATCGTTCAGCTTGAGATTGGGAGAAGCGTTTTTGAAAACATACCGGGAAGTGGCGCCGGGAGATGAAATCATCAGATTGGATCTTTACAAAACGGATATCCCTCACATTGATGCGGACGTGTTCAGCGGCTGGGGCAAACTCACTCGCGGGGAAGATTTGACGGATGATGAACGTCGCAAGGTGGAGCGGATCAATGAATTGACCGAGCAGTTCATTGAAGCGGACAAAGTGGTCTTTGTCACTCCGATGTGGAACTTTATGTTCCCTCCCATCCTCAAGGCTTACATCGACACGATCGTCATGGCGGGAAAAACGTTCAAGTACACCGAGCAAGGGCCGATCGGTCTCCTGAAGGACCAGGGCAAGAAAGTGGTGCATCTTCAGGCCCGGGGAGGCATTTACTCCGAGGGACCCAGCCGGGAGCTGGAATTTGGTGACCGCTACCTGCGAGCGGTGCTCGCCTTTATGGGAGTCACCGATGTCCGTACCGTGGTCGCGGAGGGAATGGCCTTCACGCCGGATCGGGCCGAAGAAATCATGGAACGCGCGGAGGCACACGCCCAAGACGTTGCGGTGGAGATGGCCCGTTCCTGA
- a CDS encoding homogentisate 1,2-dioxygenase: protein MPFYHRLGQIPHKRHIQFRQPDGSLYREQVMGTKGFSGNQSILYHIHPPTQVSEAKLLREWAAPVEEEGANRHRHFFTFDAEPGGDPVDGRKHWLINDDVAIATCMPTEPMNYFFRNSDGDEILFVHEGEGVLETIFGDIPYRPGDYLVIPVGTTYRLEMKKGPTRLLVIESTGEITTPRRYRNEHGQLMEHSPFCERDMRPPETLNPRNESGRFEVRVKARNRLHSYMFDFHPFDVVGWDGYLFPYALSIHDFEPITGSIHQPPPVHQTFAGPNFVVCSFVPRMYDYHPLAIPAPYYHSNVNSDEVLYYVHGNFMSRKGIREGSLTLHPSGIPHGPHPGKMEDSIGKDRTEELAVMVDTFRPLHVTRAALEFEDSGYMYSWLPPKE from the coding sequence ATGCCTTTTTATCATCGCCTCGGTCAGATTCCACACAAGAGGCACATTCAATTCAGACAGCCGGATGGCAGCCTGTACCGGGAACAGGTGATGGGTACCAAAGGGTTTTCCGGAAATCAGTCGATTCTTTACCACATCCATCCGCCGACGCAGGTGAGTGAGGCGAAGTTGTTGCGGGAGTGGGCCGCTCCCGTCGAAGAGGAAGGAGCCAACCGCCACCGGCATTTCTTCACCTTTGATGCCGAACCGGGCGGAGATCCCGTGGACGGTCGGAAGCATTGGCTGATCAACGACGATGTGGCCATTGCCACCTGCATGCCGACCGAACCGATGAATTATTTCTTCCGGAACAGTGACGGCGATGAAATCTTGTTCGTCCATGAAGGGGAAGGCGTGCTGGAGACGATTTTCGGCGACATTCCGTATCGGCCCGGCGATTACTTGGTCATCCCGGTCGGCACCACGTACCGCCTGGAAATGAAAAAGGGACCGACCCGCCTTTTGGTGATCGAGTCGACGGGTGAGATCACGACGCCGAGACGGTATCGCAATGAACACGGTCAATTGATGGAACACAGCCCGTTCTGTGAGCGGGACATGCGGCCTCCGGAAACGTTGAACCCCCGGAACGAATCGGGACGGTTCGAAGTCCGTGTCAAGGCGCGAAACCGGCTTCATTCCTACATGTTTGATTTCCATCCGTTCGACGTGGTCGGATGGGACGGATATCTCTTCCCGTATGCGCTGAGCATTCACGACTTTGAACCGATCACCGGGTCGATTCATCAGCCGCCGCCGGTTCACCAGACCTTCGCCGGTCCCAACTTTGTCGTTTGCTCGTTTGTGCCGAGGATGTACGACTATCATCCGCTGGCGATTCCGGCGCCGTATTATCACAGCAACGTCAACAGCGATGAAGTGCTGTATTATGTACACGGCAATTTCATGAGCCGCAAGGGCATTCGCGAGGGATCACTCACCCTGCATCCGAGCGGCATTCCCCACGGTCCGCACCCGGGCAAGATGGAAGACAGCATCGGCAAGGATCGTACGGAGGAACTGGCGGTGATGGTGGACACGTTCCGTCCGCTTCACGTGACCCGGGCGGCACTGGAATTTGAAGATTCGGGGTATATGTACAGCTGGCTTCCCCCGAAGGAGTGA
- a CDS encoding flavin reductase family protein — translation MIIDPKQQSKKDNYKLLIGSVLPRPIAFVTSLGPNGTLNAAPFSFFNVVGTQPPLLAFSCIRKPGGVMKDTARNILEHGEFVVHVVDGNNVAMVNDTSIDFPPEESEAEAVGFTPVPSEAVKVPGLKEAKIRMECRLYRHFVLGGTDEEPDCDHLIGEVVLFHIDDALCDGGRIDTVALDPVGRLAGTTYVRLGEMFSMPRLSYGEWREKTNGA, via the coding sequence GTGATCATCGATCCGAAGCAGCAGTCAAAGAAGGACAATTACAAGCTCCTGATCGGCAGCGTGCTCCCGAGACCGATTGCCTTTGTCACGTCGCTGGGACCGAACGGGACGCTCAATGCCGCTCCGTTCAGTTTTTTCAACGTGGTGGGAACACAGCCGCCGCTTTTGGCGTTCAGCTGCATCCGAAAGCCGGGCGGAGTGATGAAGGACACGGCCCGAAACATTCTGGAACACGGAGAGTTTGTCGTTCACGTGGTGGACGGAAACAATGTCGCCATGGTCAATGACACGTCGATCGACTTTCCTCCGGAAGAAAGCGAGGCGGAAGCCGTCGGATTCACTCCGGTGCCTTCCGAAGCGGTGAAAGTTCCCGGACTGAAAGAGGCCAAGATCCGGATGGAGTGCCGGCTGTACCGGCATTTCGTGTTGGGCGGAACGGATGAGGAGCCGGACTGTGATCACTTGATCGGTGAAGTGGTGCTTTTCCACATCGACGACGCTCTCTGTGACGGCGGCAGAATCGATACCGTCGCCCTCGATCCTGTCGGACGTCTGGCGGGAACGACTTATGTCCGGTTGGGAGAAATGTTTTCGATGCCGCGCCTTTCGTACGGCGAGTGGCGCGAAAAAACAAACGGGGCGTGA
- the typA gene encoding translational GTPase TypA, producing the protein MQRPEQIRNIAIIAHVDHGKTTLVDALLRQSRIFRENQQVEERVLDSNALERERGITILSKNTAVHYQGVKINIVDTPGHADFGGEVERVMNMVDGALLLVDAVEGPMPQTRFVLRKALERGHRVIVVVNKIDRPNARPDWVVDTTFDLFVDLGATDEQCDFPVIYASGLSGVSGTAPDRLENSMIPLFEAILNEVPHPRVDPQGPTLMQATLLGYDDYKGQIVIGRLQRGKMRRNQTLLLTEASGETRQVKVGQVFTHEGLGRKEVEEAVAGDIIAVTGLGKTGIGDTLSDPSCPETLPPIKVEEPTLRMMIGVNTSPFAGRDGTHLTSRKIRERLLREAEKDVALRVEDTDSADNFLVSGRGELHLSILIETMRREGYEFQVSKPEVIYKESGGKKLEPYEMVEIEVSPDHQGSVVELLGKRKGQMQDMQVLESGNLRITYKVPSRGLLGFRLRLLTATRGEALMNTWFAGYEPYAGPIESHEFGSLVAWETGTATAYALHSAQERGTLYITPGTEVYEGMVVGEHIRENDLDVNVCKKKHLTGIRRATAEEAIRLDTPRRLTIDDALEIMKDDELLEVTPQTFRLRKKFLAKNERARHAKQKKYENMNS; encoded by the coding sequence ATGCAGAGACCGGAACAAATTCGCAACATCGCCATCATTGCGCACGTCGACCACGGCAAAACCACGCTGGTGGACGCTCTGCTCCGGCAAAGCCGGATTTTCCGCGAGAACCAGCAGGTGGAAGAACGGGTGCTGGACTCGAACGCTCTGGAACGGGAACGCGGCATCACGATTCTGTCCAAGAATACCGCCGTTCACTATCAAGGCGTCAAAATCAACATCGTGGATACGCCCGGTCACGCCGACTTCGGCGGAGAAGTGGAACGGGTGATGAACATGGTGGACGGCGCCCTTCTTCTGGTGGACGCCGTGGAAGGCCCCATGCCGCAAACGCGCTTCGTCTTGCGCAAAGCACTGGAACGCGGCCACCGGGTGATCGTGGTCGTCAACAAAATCGACCGGCCCAACGCCCGACCCGATTGGGTGGTGGACACCACGTTCGACCTGTTCGTCGACCTGGGGGCCACGGACGAACAATGCGATTTTCCCGTGATTTACGCCAGCGGGCTGTCCGGCGTTTCCGGCACCGCACCGGACCGGCTGGAAAATTCCATGATTCCCCTGTTCGAAGCCATCTTGAATGAAGTTCCCCATCCCCGGGTGGATCCCCAAGGACCGACCCTGATGCAGGCCACCCTGCTCGGATATGACGATTACAAAGGGCAAATCGTCATCGGTCGTCTGCAACGGGGCAAAATGCGCCGCAACCAGACGCTGCTGCTCACCGAGGCTTCCGGGGAAACCAGACAGGTGAAGGTCGGGCAGGTGTTCACCCATGAAGGCCTCGGACGAAAAGAGGTTGAGGAAGCCGTCGCCGGAGACATCATCGCCGTCACCGGACTGGGCAAAACGGGCATCGGCGATACCCTGTCGGACCCGTCATGCCCCGAAACGTTGCCGCCGATCAAAGTGGAAGAGCCCACCCTGCGCATGATGATCGGCGTGAACACGAGCCCGTTCGCCGGACGGGACGGAACCCATCTCACTTCCCGGAAAATCCGGGAACGGTTGCTTCGGGAAGCGGAAAAAGACGTGGCTCTGCGCGTGGAAGACACGGATTCCGCCGACAACTTCCTGGTCTCCGGGAGAGGGGAGCTGCATCTGAGCATCCTGATTGAAACCATGCGTCGGGAAGGATACGAGTTCCAGGTGAGCAAGCCCGAAGTCATTTACAAGGAGTCGGGCGGCAAAAAACTGGAGCCGTACGAAATGGTGGAGATCGAGGTCAGCCCCGACCATCAGGGCTCCGTCGTGGAACTTCTCGGAAAACGCAAGGGTCAGATGCAGGACATGCAGGTGCTGGAAAGCGGAAACCTCCGGATCACCTACAAAGTTCCGTCACGCGGATTGCTGGGCTTCCGGCTGCGACTGCTCACCGCCACCCGCGGGGAGGCTCTGATGAACACCTGGTTCGCCGGATACGAGCCGTATGCCGGCCCCATCGAATCCCACGAATTCGGGTCCCTGGTCGCCTGGGAAACGGGCACGGCCACCGCCTATGCCCTTCATTCCGCCCAGGAACGGGGAACGTTGTACATCACCCCCGGAACGGAAGTGTACGAGGGCATGGTCGTGGGCGAACACATCCGCGAAAACGATCTGGATGTCAACGTTTGCAAGAAAAAACACCTGACAGGCATCCGGCGCGCCACCGCGGAAGAAGCCATCCGTCTGGACACCCCCCGCCGGTTGACCATCGATGATGCGCTGGAAATCATGAAAGACGATGAATTGCTCGAAGTGACCCCGCAAACGTTCAGGCTGCGCAAAAAATTTCTGGCCAAAAACGAACGGGCCCGTCACGCCAAACAGAAAAAATACGAAAACATGAACTCCTGA
- a CDS encoding amino acid permease, with the protein MQPLAKTIRLPQAIALYIGAVMGSGILAVPGLAAEMAGPASLFAWGVMLVLMLPMALVMGWLSTRHPHAGGVSHFVRLTFGERAGACVGWFFLISVAIGSPVNALIGAGYLSTSLGLGEGVRILLAAVLLGITLLIHWRGMHLGGNVQILIVTAIIAVLLMVIVGSAPHIESAHFTPVAPNGWMAVGQSATILFWCFIGWEAVSHLSGEFVDPRRDMIKSIVIASVIVGLLYFLTALATVGTASYGGGMSDASLVHVIDRIFGTGGKIVTGITGFLICTGTSITYGGAGARLAYALAESGAAPKRLATLSGRQTPVGGILFLAACFFVILSLYATGMIPLKILLLLPNASFLLTYLIGCAAGIRLLKDDPVGRKMSWISLIATGALLPFTGWSMLFPATIAVMVWVWTGRRRNITVSQ; encoded by the coding sequence ATGCAACCACTTGCGAAAACCATTCGCCTGCCGCAGGCGATCGCCTTGTACATTGGAGCCGTCATGGGATCCGGCATCCTGGCCGTGCCAGGCCTGGCCGCGGAAATGGCCGGTCCCGCTTCCCTTTTTGCGTGGGGTGTGATGCTTGTGCTGATGCTGCCGATGGCCCTGGTGATGGGTTGGCTGTCCACGCGTCACCCCCATGCGGGCGGTGTGTCCCATTTTGTCCGACTGACATTCGGCGAACGGGCCGGAGCATGCGTCGGCTGGTTTTTCCTGATCTCCGTGGCCATCGGTTCACCGGTCAACGCCCTGATCGGCGCCGGGTACCTGAGCACCTCCCTCGGGCTGGGAGAAGGTGTCCGGATTCTGCTGGCCGCCGTGTTGCTGGGGATCACCCTGCTGATCCATTGGAGAGGCATGCATCTCGGGGGGAACGTCCAGATCCTGATCGTCACCGCCATCATCGCCGTACTCTTGATGGTCATCGTCGGATCCGCCCCTCACATTGAATCCGCCCATTTCACACCGGTCGCCCCGAACGGATGGATGGCCGTCGGTCAGTCCGCGACCATTCTGTTCTGGTGTTTCATCGGCTGGGAAGCCGTTTCCCATCTGTCAGGGGAATTCGTTGATCCCCGTCGCGACATGATCAAAAGCATCGTGATCGCTTCCGTGATCGTGGGACTGCTGTACTTTCTGACCGCTCTGGCCACGGTGGGTACCGCGAGTTACGGCGGCGGCATGTCGGATGCATCGCTTGTTCACGTCATTGACCGGATCTTCGGAACCGGAGGAAAAATCGTCACCGGCATCACCGGCTTTCTGATCTGCACCGGGACTTCCATCACTTATGGAGGCGCCGGAGCCCGGTTGGCCTATGCGCTGGCGGAGTCCGGAGCCGCTCCGAAACGCTTGGCCACCCTGTCCGGCCGGCAAACGCCGGTGGGCGGGATCCTCTTTTTGGCCGCCTGCTTTTTCGTGATCCTGTCCCTGTATGCCACCGGAATGATTCCGCTCAAGATCCTTCTGTTGCTGCCGAACGCTTCGTTTCTGCTGACCTACCTGATCGGGTGTGCGGCAGGGATCCGGTTGCTGAAAGACGACCCCGTCGGACGGAAGATGAGCTGGATTTCCCTGATCGCGACCGGCGCGCTGCTCCCGTTCACCGGCTGGTCGATGCTGTTCCCGGCCACGATTGCCGTCATGGTGTGGGTGTGGACGGGACGGCGTCGAAACATCACGGTTTCGCAATGA
- a CDS encoding LysR family transcriptional regulator, giving the protein MEWRHLHTFKTVVDAGGMTRAAKQLGYAQSSVTAQIQALEEELGLPLFDRLGKKIVLTEAGNRLYEYAVKLLSLHGEALEAVRSGREPAGTLVIGSPESLAAFRLPPIIREYRRRFPRVKLVLEPGSCQEMRRLVKSGELDVAFIMETDMEDEDPELVVEPLVTEEMALIAPHGHPLADLPEVKAEHLAGESFLHTETGCSYRALFERYLLTQGIRSEEGAEFWSIEAIKNCVHAGLGLACLPLIAVRKEIEEGKLLRLNWDDRSCRVTTFLVHNRKKWVSPALEEWIGIVRENADRWTDSNV; this is encoded by the coding sequence GTGGAATGGAGACATCTTCACACGTTCAAGACCGTGGTGGATGCGGGAGGCATGACGCGGGCGGCAAAGCAACTCGGATACGCCCAATCCAGCGTGACCGCACAGATCCAGGCTTTGGAAGAGGAATTGGGATTGCCGCTGTTTGACCGGCTGGGCAAAAAAATCGTGCTGACCGAAGCCGGCAATCGCCTGTATGAATACGCGGTGAAATTGCTGTCGTTGCACGGAGAAGCGCTCGAAGCCGTCCGGTCGGGACGGGAGCCCGCCGGAACGCTGGTGATCGGGTCTCCGGAATCGCTTGCCGCTTTTCGGCTGCCGCCGATCATCAGGGAGTACAGGCGCCGTTTTCCCCGGGTGAAATTGGTTCTGGAGCCCGGTTCATGTCAGGAAATGCGGCGGCTCGTGAAAAGCGGGGAACTGGATGTGGCATTCATCATGGAAACGGACATGGAAGACGAGGATCCCGAATTGGTGGTGGAGCCTCTGGTGACCGAAGAGATGGCTCTCATTGCCCCTCACGGTCATCCGCTAGCCGATTTGCCGGAGGTGAAGGCGGAACACCTGGCCGGCGAATCCTTTTTGCACACGGAAACGGGCTGCAGTTACCGTGCCCTGTTTGAACGGTATCTGTTGACGCAAGGCATCCGTTCGGAAGAAGGTGCGGAATTCTGGAGCATCGAGGCGATCAAAAACTGCGTCCATGCCGGCCTCGGTCTTGCTTGTCTGCCGCTGATCGCCGTGCGCAAAGAGATCGAGGAAGGAAAGCTGCTGAGGCTGAATTGGGATGATCGCTCTTGCCGGGTCACCACCTTTCTGGTACACAACCGGAAAAAATGGGTGTCGCCGGCTCTGGAGGAATGGATCGGGATCGTGAGGGAGAACGCGGACCGTTGGACTGATTCGAATGTTTGA
- a CDS encoding ABC transporter transmembrane domain-containing protein, whose protein sequence is MSVFKDLWWFFRMEKRAYAIGILVLLVLALTHLIFPYAVRVVIDQIAAGTLQMSDLVFWSVGLLAVAVFEYGLGVIWRLQLFGAANRLGRLLRDRLYRHYTKMSPAFYHRRRTGDLMAHATNDIQAVVGTAGDGVLTLVDSIISGGVVILTMVWFIDWRLTLVALIPMPFMAWATGKYGGMIHRRFMLAQEAFSRLNDKVQENISGVRVIKAFGQERAEQEEFERILDDVVRKNVAVAKVDALFDPTIQIVVGSSFFLAVAYGSFLVAGRELSLGELTQFTILLGQLIWPMLAFGWLFNIVERGRASHERIRNLLSVEPDITDREDASEVPASGDIEVRIRSFTYPGVEQPALRDIFTGIKRGQTLGIVGKTGSGKTTLLRLLLREFDVTDGEIRIGGKPVTGYQLEALRRSIGYVPQDHVLFSTTVGENIAFGKPDATREEIEEAARIACVHDDILNFEKGYDTVVGERGVTLSGGQKQRISIARAVLLDPEILVLDDALSAVDGRTEHAILTRLRENRKGKTTLIAAHRLSAVEHADLIVVLDEGRIVASGTHAELMETSPWYREMVEKQQLESLVLEGGGGVGPETSPPVS, encoded by the coding sequence ATGAGTGTGTTCAAGGATCTTTGGTGGTTCTTTCGCATGGAGAAGCGCGCTTATGCCATCGGGATCCTGGTCCTCCTGGTGCTTGCGCTGACGCACCTGATCTTCCCGTATGCGGTCAGAGTGGTGATCGACCAAATCGCGGCCGGTACCCTGCAAATGAGTGATCTCGTGTTCTGGTCGGTGGGTTTGCTGGCGGTCGCCGTTTTCGAATACGGTTTGGGCGTGATTTGGAGGCTGCAACTTTTCGGAGCGGCCAACCGCTTGGGGAGACTTCTCAGGGACCGTCTGTATCGTCATTACACGAAAATGTCTCCGGCGTTTTATCATCGGCGGAGAACCGGAGATCTGATGGCTCACGCCACCAATGACATTCAGGCCGTCGTCGGTACGGCGGGTGACGGGGTGCTCACCTTGGTGGACTCGATCATTTCCGGAGGCGTGGTCATCCTCACCATGGTGTGGTTCATCGATTGGCGCCTGACGCTGGTGGCGCTCATTCCCATGCCGTTCATGGCTTGGGCCACGGGGAAATACGGAGGGATGATCCATCGGCGGTTCATGCTCGCCCAGGAGGCCTTTTCCCGCTTGAACGACAAGGTACAGGAGAACATTTCCGGGGTGCGGGTGATCAAAGCGTTCGGACAGGAACGGGCCGAGCAGGAGGAATTTGAACGGATTCTGGATGACGTCGTGAGGAAAAACGTGGCCGTGGCCAAAGTGGATGCCCTGTTCGACCCGACCATTCAGATCGTGGTGGGCAGTTCGTTCTTTCTCGCCGTGGCGTACGGTTCGTTTCTTGTGGCCGGCCGTGAACTCTCGCTGGGCGAGCTGACCCAATTCACGATTCTGTTGGGGCAACTGATTTGGCCGATGCTGGCATTCGGCTGGTTGTTCAACATCGTGGAGAGAGGACGGGCTTCCCACGAGCGGATCCGGAATCTCCTGTCGGTGGAACCGGACATCACGGACAGGGAGGATGCTTCGGAAGTGCCGGCCTCCGGCGATATCGAGGTCCGGATCCGGTCTTTCACATACCCCGGGGTGGAGCAGCCGGCGCTGCGCGACATTTTCACCGGGATCAAACGGGGGCAAACCCTGGGGATCGTCGGCAAGACCGGCAGCGGCAAGACCACGCTGTTGCGCCTTCTTCTCCGGGAATTTGACGTGACGGACGGGGAAATCCGGATCGGAGGCAAACCCGTGACCGGTTATCAGCTGGAAGCCTTGCGTCGTTCGATCGGTTATGTGCCCCAGGATCATGTGCTTTTCTCCACCACGGTGGGGGAAAACATCGCGTTCGGCAAACCGGATGCCACCCGTGAAGAAATTGAAGAAGCGGCACGGATCGCCTGTGTGCATGACGACATTTTGAACTTTGAAAAAGGTTATGACACGGTGGTCGGAGAACGGGGAGTCACGCTTTCGGGCGGACAGAAACAGCGGATTTCCATTGCCCGTGCCGTTTTGCTGGATCCTGAAATTCTGGTGCTGGATGACGCCCTTTCCGCCGTGGACGGACGAACGGAGCATGCCATTTTGACGCGTCTGCGCGAGAACCGGAAGGGAAAAACCACGTTGATCGCCGCTCACCGGCTCAGCGCGGTGGAGCATGCGGACCTGATCGTGGTGCTGGATGAAGGGCGGATCGTGGCATCGGGCACCCATGCCGAATTGATGGAGACCAGTCCATGGTATCGGGAAATGGTGGAGAAACAGCAGCTGGAATCGCTGGTGCTGGAAGGAGGTGGGGGAGTTGGTCCTGAAACGTCTCCTCCGGTATCTTAA
- a CDS encoding ABC transporter ATP-binding protein, which yields MVLKRLLRYLKPYKVRFSVAFIVLLIATGAELAVVPLVSRYLDHELIPDRFDPHGLLRFGAVLMGLELTAATLRYWQNLTFQVIALDVVREMRREVFARVQRLALSFFDRVADGSLVSRITNDTEAVKDLFIYVVSSFLQNIVFIFGVVVAMFVLDPVLASWMLLFLPVMGGLMHFYRVFSGRVYRVIRSKLAEINARINESIQGMNIIQALVQEKRLRREFAEMNEEHYRAVMRNIRLFALMLRPANHVLSMVAIVFIINRFGLESLEGPVSIGVMYGFVNLVGRMFEPANQIMMRLSQMQQSVVSAERVFELIDNTEFAPDKTGAGTPEITEGRIEFDNVSFSYDGKTDVLKNISFTVEPGQTVALVGHTGSGKSSIVNLLMRFYRPGKGEIRIDGHPLDHFENAELRRKMGLVLQDPFLFHGSVKSNIRMHNEDITDEQVREAARFVQADEFISRLPGGYDEPVAERGATFSSGQRQLISFARTMAIGPKILILDEATASVDTETEESIQEALGKMRKGRTTVAIAHRLSTIQDADLILVLHRGEIVERGTHQELLAKQGLYHKMYLLQTGGSAVSV from the coding sequence TTGGTCCTGAAACGTCTCCTCCGGTATCTTAAGCCGTACAAGGTCCGGTTTTCCGTTGCGTTCATCGTTTTGCTGATCGCGACCGGCGCCGAACTGGCGGTCGTTCCGCTGGTGAGCCGCTATCTGGATCATGAGTTGATTCCCGACCGGTTCGATCCGCACGGACTCCTCCGCTTCGGAGCCGTTCTGATGGGACTGGAGCTGACCGCCGCGACGCTTCGCTATTGGCAAAATCTCACCTTCCAGGTCATCGCTCTGGACGTGGTGCGCGAAATGCGACGGGAAGTGTTCGCGCGGGTTCAGAGGTTGGCGCTGTCTTTCTTTGACCGTGTTGCGGACGGATCCCTGGTGTCCCGAATCACCAATGATACGGAAGCGGTCAAGGATTTGTTCATCTATGTGGTTTCTTCCTTTTTGCAAAACATTGTGTTCATCTTCGGGGTCGTGGTGGCCATGTTTGTGCTCGATCCCGTTCTCGCTTCCTGGATGCTCCTGTTCCTTCCGGTGATGGGGGGGCTCATGCATTTCTATCGCGTGTTCAGCGGCCGGGTGTATCGGGTGATCCGGTCCAAACTGGCCGAGATCAACGCCCGCATCAATGAATCGATCCAGGGAATGAACATCATTCAGGCATTGGTGCAGGAGAAACGTCTCCGCCGGGAATTTGCCGAGATGAACGAGGAGCATTATCGCGCGGTCATGCGCAATATCCGGTTGTTCGCCCTGATGCTGCGACCGGCCAACCACGTGTTGTCCATGGTTGCCATTGTGTTCATCATCAACCGGTTCGGTCTGGAGTCCCTGGAAGGACCGGTCAGCATCGGCGTGATGTACGGGTTCGTCAATCTGGTCGGCCGAATGTTTGAGCCGGCCAACCAGATCATGATGAGACTCTCCCAGATGCAGCAATCCGTGGTGTCGGCGGAGCGGGTGTTCGAACTGATCGACAACACCGAATTCGCTCCCGACAAGACCGGAGCGGGAACCCCGGAAATCACCGAAGGACGGATCGAATTTGACAATGTCAGCTTTTCCTATGACGGAAAAACCGACGTGTTGAAAAACATCTCGTTCACCGTCGAACCCGGACAGACCGTGGCGCTGGTCGGACACACCGGCAGCGGGAAAAGTTCCATCGTCAACCTGCTGATGCGGTTTTACCGTCCCGGCAAGGGAGAAATCCGGATTGACGGTCATCCGCTGGATCACTTCGAAAACGCGGAGCTTCGCCGGAAAATGGGGCTGGTGTTGCAAGATCCCTTCCTGTTCCACGGCAGCGTGAAGTCCAACATCCGGATGCACAATGAAGACATCACCGATGAACAGGTTCGGGAAGCCGCCCGGTTTGTGCAGGCGGACGAATTCATTTCCCGGTTGCCGGGCGGTTACGACGAGCCGGTGGCCGAGCGGGGCGCCACGTTCTCCAGCGGTCAACGGCAGTTGATCTCCTTCGCGCGGACCATGGCCATCGGACCGAAGATCCTCATTTTGGATGAAGCCACCGCCAGCGTGGACACCGAAACGGAGGAGTCCATCCAGGAAGCGCTCGGCAAGATGCGCAAGGGACGGACAACAGTGGCCATCGCGCATCGTCTGTCAACGATCCAGGATGCCGACCTGATCCTCGTGCTGCACCGAGGAGAAATCGTGGAGCGGGGAACCCATCAGGAACTGTTGGCCAAACAGGGGCTGTATCACAAGATGTACCTGCTTCAGACGGGAGGAAGCGCAGTCTCTGTCTGA